The following are from one region of the Calditrichota bacterium genome:
- a CDS encoding electron transfer flavoprotein subunit beta/FixA family protein yields the protein MPPRSFNNSGAHLNIAVLVKLVPDTEASLKIDPGRPRIAAQDLNFVLNPYDEFAIEEALRHRESSGGSVTLYSLGGDEAVKAIRNGIAMGADEGVQVLPTGGLDMLGTARALAQALRGRGHDLIIAGKQAVDDDCGAIGPMVAAFLGLPHVSTVVQLSIADGRLTAVREIEGGSEVCECSLPALITAQKGLNEPRYASLKGIMLSKKKEIPVVPAADSPARVDVVNLTYPQPRPPGRVVGKGVEAVPELIKLLREEAKVL from the coding sequence ATACCTCCCCGTTCGTTCAATAACAGCGGAGCCCACTTGAATATCGCCGTCCTGGTGAAACTGGTGCCCGACACCGAAGCGTCGCTGAAGATCGATCCGGGCCGCCCCCGAATCGCGGCACAGGACCTGAACTTCGTGCTTAATCCCTACGATGAGTTCGCTATCGAAGAAGCGCTCCGCCACCGCGAGTCGTCCGGTGGCAGCGTAACTCTCTACTCCCTCGGCGGCGATGAAGCCGTCAAGGCGATTCGCAACGGCATCGCAATGGGCGCCGATGAAGGCGTCCAGGTGCTGCCGACCGGAGGACTCGACATGCTCGGCACGGCTCGCGCCCTCGCCCAAGCGCTACGCGGCCGTGGACACGACCTGATCATCGCCGGCAAGCAAGCCGTCGATGACGACTGCGGCGCCATCGGGCCTATGGTCGCTGCCTTTCTCGGCCTGCCGCACGTCTCGACGGTGGTGCAACTTTCAATAGCCGATGGACGGCTTACCGCCGTCCGGGAGATCGAAGGCGGCAGTGAAGTCTGCGAGTGTTCGCTCCCGGCCCTGATAACCGCTCAGAAAGGCCTGAACGAGCCGCGCTACGCCTCCCTCAAGGGCATCATGCTCTCCAAGAAGAAGGAGATCCCGGTCGTCCCGGCCGCCGATTCGCCCGCCCGGGTCGATGTCGTCAACCTCACCTACCCTCAACCCCGACCGCCCGGCCGGGTGGTTGGCAAGGGCGTCGAGGCGGTGCCGGAACTGATCAAGTTGCTAAGAGAGGAGGCCAAGGTCCTGTGA